A single window of Syntrophotalea acetylenica DNA harbors:
- a CDS encoding ATP-binding protein translates to MAEALELEFMADDRLAGFRLQRLEVFNWGTFDGRVWTLRLGGKNGLLTGDIGSGKSTLVDAVTTLLVPSHRVAYNKAAGADSRERSLKSYVLGFYKSERQETLGSAKPVALRDFNSYSVILGVFHNAGYNKTVTLAQVFWMKEANTQPARLYAVCERDLSISADFSGFGSEMVGLRKQLRSGGVELFDSFPPYGSWFRRRFGIDNEQALDLFHQTVSLKSVGNLTDFVRSHMLEPFDVAPRISALIGHFEDLNRAHEAVLKAKRQVEMLTPLVADCERHRELAQTADNLRACRDALRPWFATLKLDLLEKRLTSLNEELTRHQVATLRLEEQRRAQQGQERELRRTIAENGGDRIESIGQEILQKQDELERRKLKASRYEKLVRALGQSPAATGEEFLRQRSEAAKWRETTEETEVRTQNDLNEAGVLFKQGKDEYDQLQTEITGLKARVSNIDEKQIAMRRSLCQALALSEEEMPFAGELLQVREDERDWEGAIERLLHGFGLSLLVPDRHYAKVAQWVDQTHLRGRLVYFRVREGVRGELPLLHPDSLVRKLQVKPDSPFYDWIEREVAHRFDLACCENQDQFRRETRAITRAGQIKAPGERHEKDDRHRIDDRRRYVLGWSNVEKIAALEKVAKRQEIHLADLADRISTLQKEQTASKERLSVLSKLGEYTDFRDLDWKPVAVVIARLEAEKRELEAASDLLKTLTSQLAALEGELKETEIQLDGRKDKRSKTEQKISAAQELQQQAQALLAEITEDIVQRFDLLEAMREEALGGQMLTVESCDNRERDMRDWLQARIDAEDSKIKRLSEKIVKAMTEYKGMWKLETGDVDANLAAASEYRSMLDQLQADDLPRFEGRFKELLNENTIREVANFQSQLARERETIKERIARINESLTQIDYNPGRYISLEAQMNLDADIRDFQTELRTCTEGALTGSEDVQYSEAKFLLVKRIIERFRGRDEHSDMDRRWTAKVTDVRNWFVFAASERWREDNAEHEHYADSGGKSGGQKEKLAYTVLAASLAYQFGLEWGEVRSRSFRFVVIDEAFGRGSDESAQYGLQLFAQLNLQLLIVTPLQKIHIIEPFVAGVGFVHNEDGRNSVLRNLSIEEYRAEKQRMQG, encoded by the coding sequence ATGGCTGAAGCGCTCGAATTGGAATTCATGGCAGATGACCGGCTGGCCGGTTTTCGCCTGCAACGACTCGAGGTTTTTAACTGGGGAACCTTTGACGGGAGGGTCTGGACTCTGCGTCTAGGCGGAAAAAACGGTCTTCTCACCGGGGATATCGGTTCCGGAAAATCGACCTTGGTCGACGCCGTCACCACCCTGCTGGTGCCGAGTCATCGAGTTGCCTACAACAAGGCGGCCGGGGCCGACAGCCGCGAACGTTCGCTTAAGTCCTATGTGCTCGGGTTTTACAAGTCGGAGCGGCAGGAAACCCTGGGCAGCGCCAAGCCGGTCGCACTGCGCGACTTCAACAGTTATTCGGTGATCCTCGGCGTTTTCCATAACGCTGGCTACAACAAGACAGTCACCTTGGCGCAGGTCTTCTGGATGAAAGAGGCCAATACGCAACCGGCTCGTCTGTATGCGGTCTGTGAACGCGATCTGTCCATTTCGGCAGATTTTTCCGGATTCGGCAGCGAGATGGTCGGTCTTCGCAAACAGCTGCGGTCAGGTGGTGTCGAGTTGTTCGACAGCTTTCCGCCCTACGGTTCCTGGTTCCGCCGTCGTTTCGGCATTGATAACGAACAGGCGTTGGATCTATTCCACCAGACCGTGTCGCTCAAGTCGGTCGGCAACCTGACCGACTTCGTGCGCAGCCACATGCTTGAGCCCTTTGATGTCGCGCCACGTATCTCCGCCCTGATCGGCCACTTCGAGGATCTCAACCGAGCTCACGAGGCGGTTCTCAAGGCCAAACGCCAGGTGGAGATGCTTACGCCTCTGGTGGCCGATTGCGAGCGACATCGGGAGTTGGCGCAGACGGCGGATAATCTGCGAGCTTGCCGTGATGCCCTGCGGCCATGGTTCGCCACCCTGAAACTCGATCTCCTGGAGAAACGACTCACCTCGCTGAATGAAGAGTTGACCCGGCATCAAGTCGCCACCCTGCGGCTGGAGGAGCAGCGTCGTGCCCAGCAGGGGCAGGAGCGTGAACTGCGCCGTACCATCGCGGAAAATGGTGGTGACCGTATTGAAAGCATCGGTCAGGAGATTCTTCAAAAACAGGATGAACTGGAACGTAGGAAGCTGAAAGCATCCCGCTATGAGAAGCTGGTACGCGCCTTGGGGCAATCCCCCGCCGCGACTGGAGAAGAATTTCTGCGTCAACGGTCTGAAGCCGCCAAGTGGCGCGAAACGACAGAAGAAACCGAAGTTCGTACACAGAACGATCTCAATGAGGCAGGCGTCTTGTTCAAACAGGGAAAGGATGAATACGATCAGCTGCAAACTGAAATCACGGGGTTGAAAGCCCGGGTTAGCAATATCGACGAAAAACAGATTGCCATGCGGCGTTCCCTCTGTCAGGCGCTTGCTCTTTCCGAAGAGGAAATGCCGTTTGCCGGTGAATTGCTGCAGGTGCGCGAGGACGAGCGTGACTGGGAAGGCGCCATCGAAAGGCTGCTTCACGGCTTTGGCTTGTCTCTGCTGGTTCCGGATCGGCATTACGCCAAGGTGGCGCAGTGGGTTGACCAAACCCACCTGCGGGGGAGGCTGGTTTATTTCCGGGTGCGGGAAGGGGTGCGGGGCGAGTTGCCATTGCTCCATCCCGACTCACTGGTGCGCAAGCTGCAAGTCAAGCCCGATTCGCCCTTTTATGACTGGATCGAACGGGAGGTGGCCCACCGTTTTGATCTGGCCTGCTGTGAGAACCAGGATCAATTTCGCCGCGAGACCCGTGCCATTACCAGGGCCGGACAGATCAAAGCTCCCGGGGAGCGGCATGAAAAGGATGACCGGCATCGAATAGATGATCGCCGGCGTTATGTCCTTGGTTGGAGCAACGTCGAAAAAATCGCTGCGTTGGAAAAAGTCGCCAAGCGGCAGGAAATACATCTTGCCGACCTTGCCGATCGCATCAGCACGCTGCAGAAGGAACAGACCGCCTCCAAGGAGCGCCTCTCGGTCCTCTCGAAGCTGGGTGAGTATACCGACTTTCGTGATCTCGACTGGAAACCCGTGGCGGTTGTCATTGCCAGGTTGGAAGCCGAGAAACGTGAGCTGGAAGCGGCCTCCGATCTGCTCAAGACTCTGACGTCACAATTGGCCGCGCTCGAAGGGGAGTTGAAAGAAACGGAGATTCAGCTTGATGGACGGAAAGATAAACGTTCGAAAACCGAACAAAAAATCAGTGCTGCGCAAGAGCTGCAGCAACAAGCCCAAGCTCTTTTAGCTGAAATAACAGAAGATATTGTTCAGAGATTTGACCTACTGGAAGCGATGCGTGAGGAGGCGCTTGGTGGTCAAATGCTGACAGTCGAATCTTGCGACAATCGCGAGCGCGACATGCGTGACTGGCTGCAGGCCAGGATCGACGCTGAAGATTCGAAGATCAAGCGCCTGTCCGAAAAGATCGTTAAGGCCATGACTGAATATAAAGGGATGTGGAAGCTGGAGACAGGAGATGTCGATGCCAACCTGGCTGCCGCTTCCGAATACAGATCCATGCTGGATCAACTGCAGGCCGATGACTTGCCCCGGTTTGAAGGACGTTTCAAGGAACTCCTGAACGAGAACACCATCCGAGAGGTGGCGAATTTTCAATCCCAGCTGGCACGCGAACGGGAAACCATCAAGGAGCGCATCGCCCGGATCAACGAATCGCTCACCCAGATTGATTACAACCCGGGCCGTTATATCAGTCTCGAAGCACAGATGAATCTCGACGCCGACATCCGTGATTTCCAGACCGAGTTGCGTACCTGTACCGAAGGTGCGCTCACCGGCTCGGAGGATGTGCAGTATTCGGAGGCAAAATTCCTCCTGGTGAAGCGAATCATTGAGCGGTTCCGGGGACGGGATGAACACTCGGATATGGATCGGCGCTGGACGGCCAAGGTGACCGATGTGCGCAACTGGTTCGTATTCGCCGCCAGTGAACGCTGGCGTGAGGACAACGCCGAGCATGAGCATTATGCGGATTCGGGTGGTAAATCGGGTGGCCAGAAGGAGAAGCTCGCCTACACCGTCCTGGCCGCCAGCCTAGCCTATCAATTTGGTCTGGAATGGGGTGAGGTACGCTCCCGTTCCTTCCGTTTCGTGGTGATCGACGAGGCGTTCGGGCGCGGTTCCGATGAATCGGCCCAGTATGGCTTGCAGTTGTTCGCGCAGCTCAATCTGCAACTGCTGATCGTCACGCCGTTGCAGAAAATCCATATCATCGAGCCTTTTGTCGCCGGTGTCGGGTTTGTGCACAATGAAGACGGCCGCAACTCTGTCCTGCGCAACCTGAGCATTGAGGAATATCGGGCCGAGAAGCAAAGGATGCAAGGATGA
- a CDS encoding DUF3375 domain-containing protein: MALDYVTLELLRQNHPAWRLLCAHYAPLVAGFLHRVFIVPNVRNLSQADLAEALEDELFALREQLGAEAFPGTAQSYLNDWAENDKGWLRKFYLVGTDEPHFDLTPATEKALAWLEGLTERAFVGTESRLLTLFELLRQMSEGSQTDPQVRIAELQKRRNDIDAEIARILAGDIPLLDDTGLKDRFQQFLQLARELLTDFREVEHNFRTLDRRVRERIALWEGAKGALLEEIMGERDAIADSDQGKSFRSFWDFLMSQSRQEELTHLLEQVLSLPPIQSMHPETRLQRVHYDWLEAGEHTQRTVAKLSEQLRRFLDDQAWLENRRIMDILHSVENHALALREEFPSGDFMRLAETSATVELPLERPLYRPPLKPLIDEMALDEGDADVDTAALYAQVVVDRAELTRNIRQELQGRSQISLAEVVTRHPLRHGLAELVAYLQLAGEWPKTAVDDEVQEQVSWQLETGVMRQATLPRIILLRDR, from the coding sequence ATGGCACTGGACTACGTTACTTTAGAGCTGCTCCGCCAGAACCACCCTGCGTGGCGGTTGTTGTGCGCACATTACGCGCCGCTGGTGGCCGGTTTTCTGCACCGGGTGTTCATCGTGCCCAATGTCCGCAATTTGTCTCAGGCAGACCTGGCCGAGGCGTTAGAAGATGAGCTTTTCGCTCTGCGTGAGCAGCTGGGGGCTGAGGCCTTTCCCGGAACCGCGCAAAGCTATCTCAACGACTGGGCCGAAAACGACAAGGGGTGGCTGCGGAAATTTTATCTTGTCGGGACGGACGAACCGCACTTTGACCTGACTCCCGCGACGGAAAAGGCCTTGGCCTGGCTGGAAGGTCTGACCGAGCGCGCCTTTGTCGGTACGGAATCCCGCTTGCTGACTCTGTTCGAGCTGCTGCGGCAGATGAGTGAAGGGAGCCAGACTGACCCACAAGTACGCATCGCCGAACTGCAAAAACGCCGCAACGATATCGACGCGGAGATCGCCCGCATTCTGGCGGGTGATATTCCGCTTCTGGACGATACCGGTCTGAAGGATCGCTTTCAACAGTTTTTGCAGCTGGCTCGGGAGCTGCTGACCGACTTTCGCGAGGTGGAGCACAATTTTCGCACGCTTGACCGACGGGTGCGCGAACGCATTGCCCTTTGGGAGGGAGCAAAAGGGGCACTGCTCGAAGAGATCATGGGCGAGCGCGATGCCATCGCCGATTCAGATCAGGGGAAGAGCTTTCGCTCCTTCTGGGATTTTCTGATGTCCCAGTCCCGTCAGGAAGAATTGACCCACCTGTTGGAACAGGTTTTGTCCCTTCCGCCGATCCAGTCCATGCATCCCGAAACTCGTCTGCAGCGCGTACATTACGACTGGCTGGAAGCAGGTGAACACACCCAGCGGACGGTGGCGAAGCTTTCCGAGCAGCTGCGGCGATTTCTCGATGATCAGGCCTGGCTGGAGAACCGCCGCATCATGGACATCCTGCACAGCGTCGAAAACCATGCGCTGGCGTTGCGCGAGGAGTTTCCATCGGGGGATTTCATGCGTTTGGCCGAGACCTCCGCAACGGTTGAACTTCCCCTGGAGCGACCTCTCTATCGGCCGCCGCTCAAGCCCCTCATTGACGAGATGGCGTTGGACGAAGGGGATGCGGATGTGGATACGGCGGCTCTCTATGCCCAAGTGGTGGTTGACCGGGCCGAGTTGACCCGGAATATTCGGCAGGAACTCCAGGGGCGCAGCCAGATCAGCCTCGCAGAAGTGGTGACTCGCCATCCGTTGCGTCACGGTTTGGCCGAACTGGTTGCCTATCTGCAGCTGGCCGGAGAATGGCCCAAAACGGCCGTGGACGATGAGGTGCAGGAACAGGTGAGCTGGCAGCTGGAAACTGGCGTCATGCGCCAGGCGACCTTGCCGCGTATTATTTTGCTGAGGGACCGATGA
- a CDS encoding Fic family protein has protein sequence MNVYQPPYTITADILNRVAAISEAIGRLTVLTDQARALRLRHINRIRTIRGSLAIEGNTLSEAQITAILEGKRVIAPPREVQEVKNALAAYDRFDTWKPSSEKDLLEAHRILMSGLIDEAGVYRHGGVGVMAGQQVIHMAPPADRVPHLKSDLFDWLAATDAHPLIASSVFHYEFEFIHPFADGNGRMGRLWQSLILARWNPLFADIPVESLIFENQAEYYQAIQESTHKTDSAPFIAFMLRMILDTVTSTAPQVSPQVTPQVGELLAAIRGEMGREALQSALGLSDRKSFRERYLKPALADGLIEMTIPDKPNSRLQKYSLTDKGRQWLVQHGDG, from the coding sequence ATGAATGTCTACCAGCCACCCTACACCATCACCGCCGATATCCTTAACCGGGTCGCCGCGATCAGCGAGGCCATCGGGCGGCTGACCGTGCTCACCGATCAGGCGAGAGCATTGCGGCTGCGGCACATTAATCGCATCCGCACCATTCGCGGTTCGCTGGCCATCGAAGGCAACACCCTGAGCGAGGCGCAGATCACCGCGATTCTGGAGGGCAAACGGGTCATCGCCCCGCCCCGCGAGGTGCAGGAGGTGAAAAACGCCCTGGCTGCCTACGACCGTTTCGACACCTGGAAACCCTCATCGGAAAAGGATCTGCTGGAAGCGCACCGGATTCTGATGTCCGGTCTGATCGACGAGGCAGGAGTGTATCGGCACGGCGGCGTTGGCGTGATGGCAGGCCAGCAGGTGATTCACATGGCCCCGCCCGCCGACCGGGTGCCTCATCTGAAGAGTGACCTGTTCGACTGGCTGGCCGCCACTGACGCCCATCCGCTCATCGCCAGCTCGGTCTTTCACTACGAATTCGAATTCATCCACCCCTTCGCCGACGGCAACGGCCGCATGGGTCGGCTGTGGCAGAGCCTGATCCTGGCCCGCTGGAATCCCCTGTTCGCCGATATCCCGGTGGAAAGCCTGATCTTTGAGAATCAGGCCGAGTACTACCAGGCTATTCAAGAAAGCACCCACAAGACCGACTCCGCGCCCTTCATCGCCTTCATGCTGCGGATGATCCTGGATACGGTGACCAGCACAGCCCCCCAAGTCAGCCCTCAAGTCACCCCCCAAGTCGGCGAGCTGCTGGCGGCGATCCGGGGCGAGATGGGCCGCGAGGCACTGCAATCCGCCCTGGGGCTTTCGGACCGCAAATCCTTCCGCGAGCGCTACCTCAAACCGGCCCTGGCCGACGGCCTGATCGAAATGACCATTCCCGACAAGCCCAACAGCCGCTTGCAGAAATACAGCCTCACCGACAAGGGTCGCCAGTGGCTTGTGCAGCATGGCGATGGATAA
- a CDS encoding DUF4194 domain-containing protein, producing the protein MMIVADTNPSHSTKPTHELSSVVVPLLKGVLYQEDNPGLWGSLLNLQASVRDYVAVLGLDLMLDEAEGYAFLRSRQDEDSQAVMPRLVARRQLSYQVSLLLALLRKKLAEFDAGGGDTRLILSRDEVVELIRIFLPAGSNEVKLIDQVDATLNRIAELGFIRRLRGQGQMIEVRRIIKAFVDAQWLADFDQRLAEYRQQLAQPLEGMDG; encoded by the coding sequence ATGATGATTGTCGCCGATACCAACCCCAGCCATTCGACTAAGCCGACCCACGAACTCTCGTCCGTGGTGGTGCCTCTGCTCAAGGGGGTGCTCTATCAGGAGGATAACCCGGGATTGTGGGGCTCGCTGCTGAATTTGCAAGCGAGCGTTCGGGATTACGTCGCGGTTCTTGGTCTGGATCTGATGCTCGACGAGGCGGAAGGCTACGCTTTTTTACGTTCCCGGCAGGATGAGGACAGTCAGGCTGTCATGCCGCGCCTGGTTGCCCGGCGGCAGCTCTCCTATCAGGTCAGTTTGCTGCTTGCGCTCTTGCGGAAAAAATTGGCCGAGTTCGACGCTGGTGGCGGCGATACGCGTCTGATTCTTTCCCGGGATGAAGTGGTGGAATTGATCCGGATTTTTCTACCGGCGGGCAGCAACGAGGTGAAACTCATCGATCAGGTCGATGCTACCTTGAACAGGATTGCCGAGCTCGGCTTTATCCGCCGCTTGCGTGGGCAGGGGCAGATGATTGAGGTGCGGCGCATTATTAAGGCGTTTGTCGATGCGCAGTGGCTCGCCGATTTTGACCAACGATTGGCGGAATATCGACAGCAGCTTGCGCAACCGCTGGAGGGGATGGATGGCTGA
- a CDS encoding AAA family ATPase: MPTCWIIAGPNGAGKTTFALEYLPQVAGCTHFINADLIAAGLSPLAPERELLAASRLFLREIEQRIAAREDFAFETTLAGRTYLRLVERLHTDGWRVELIFLALPSFEMSKLRVAERVAHGGHNIPVADIERRFPRSLSHLLNDFSHRVDSCTCFMNDGESPVLVFEQRRSEREIVHDDYYQLLLEEAQG, translated from the coding sequence ATGCCCACCTGCTGGATCATCGCCGGACCCAACGGCGCAGGTAAAACCACTTTCGCCCTGGAGTATCTGCCCCAGGTGGCGGGCTGCACTCATTTCATCAACGCAGACTTGATCGCCGCCGGTCTCTCGCCACTCGCACCGGAGCGGGAGTTGCTGGCTGCCAGCCGTCTCTTTCTGCGGGAGATCGAGCAGCGCATCGCCGCCCGCGAGGATTTCGCCTTTGAAACCACTCTGGCGGGGCGCACCTACCTGCGCCTAGTCGAGCGGCTGCATACCGACGGCTGGCGGGTGGAGCTGATCTTTCTGGCCCTGCCGAGTTTCGAGATGTCCAAGCTGCGCGTGGCCGAACGAGTCGCCCACGGCGGGCACAACATTCCGGTGGCGGATATCGAGCGGCGTTTTCCACGCAGCCTGAGCCATCTGCTGAACGACTTCAGCCACCGGGTCGATAGCTGCACCTGCTTCATGAACGACGGGGAAAGCCCGGTGCTGGTCTTTGAACAGCGCCGTAGTGAGCGTGAGATTGTGCATGATGACTACTATCAGCTTCTGCTTGAGGAGGCCCAAGGATGA